A single window of Streptomyces sp. NBC_01717 DNA harbors:
- a CDS encoding restriction endonuclease yields the protein MSPRRRRRKSDEDLLFALGGLVVVGLVLVKVGQWVWAHWWVLVVLGLLALLVLAGWLYRQVDQMRSAQLRVEGLTYSLGQLDAMHHSAFEIAVRDLLARDGSRDALRCGGRGDLGADVKGHDPFGRLWVFQCKHRRRGLDGSAVGTPELQTLNGTGRPVHGGDVVVMVTNGRISGPARDFARQQRLHLVDRRVLEQWARGARPLWEILPAVPPPRKPPQLR from the coding sequence GTGAGCCCGCGTCGGCGGCGGCGTAAGAGCGACGAAGATCTGCTCTTCGCGCTGGGCGGGCTCGTGGTCGTCGGGTTGGTGCTGGTCAAGGTCGGACAGTGGGTGTGGGCGCATTGGTGGGTCCTGGTCGTGCTCGGCTTGCTGGCGCTTCTCGTCCTCGCGGGCTGGCTCTACCGGCAGGTTGACCAGATGCGGTCCGCGCAGTTGCGGGTCGAGGGCCTGACCTATTCGCTCGGCCAGCTGGACGCCATGCACCACAGCGCCTTCGAGATCGCCGTGCGTGACCTGCTGGCTCGGGACGGCTCACGCGACGCGCTGCGCTGCGGCGGCCGGGGCGACCTCGGCGCCGACGTAAAGGGGCACGATCCGTTCGGCCGACTATGGGTATTCCAGTGCAAGCACCGCAGGAGGGGGCTGGACGGTTCGGCTGTCGGGACTCCGGAGCTGCAGACACTCAACGGCACCGGCAGGCCGGTGCACGGCGGCGACGTCGTCGTGATGGTGACCAACGGGAGGATCTCCGGGCCTGCCCGCGACTTCGCCCGGCAGCAGCGCCTGCACCTGGTCGACCGGCGGGTGCTGGAGCAGTGGGCCCGGGGCGCGCGACCGCTGTGGGAGATCCTTCCGGCTGTTCCACCGCCCCGGAAGCCTCCACAACTTCGCTGA